From the genome of Myripristis murdjan chromosome 22, fMyrMur1.1, whole genome shotgun sequence, one region includes:
- the bmf1 gene encoding BCL2 modifying factor 1 isoform X1, whose product MDDEEDDVFEPDLHCWRTTFREIKCEDRGTQTPGPALTLANGMLPCGVAEEPRPLFYGNAGFRLHFPAHFELVGDQEARQQEREEEQNGMEQRPRQQPVARSVEARIGQKLQLIGDQFHREHLQLYHRNQRNQGPLWWRLASALLNLLFDRGAFAGGGGAGRR is encoded by the exons ATGGacgatgaggaggatgatgtgTTTGAGCCAGACCTCCACTGCTGGCGCACCACATTCAGGGAGATAAAGTGCGAAGACAGGGGCACACAGACACCCGGCCCTGCCCTCACATTGGCCAACGGCATGCTGCCCTGTGGAGTCGCAGAGGAGCCCAGACCACTCTTCTACG GCAACGCGGGTTTTCGATTGCACTTCCCAGCACACTTTGAGCTTGTCGGGGACCAGGAGGCGCGGCAGCAAGAaagggaagaggagcagaacGGGATGGAGCAGCGACCCCGGCAGCAACCTGTTGCGCGCAGCGTAGAGGCCCGCATCGGCCAGAAACTCCAGCTGATAGGAGACCAGTTCCATCGGGAACATCTACAACTG TATCATCGAAACCAAAGGAACCAGGGGCCGTTGTGGTGGCGCCTGGCCTCGGCTCTGCTCAACCTTCTTTTTGACAGAGGGGCTTTCGCcggaggaggtggagcaggaCGGAGGTGA
- the bmf1 gene encoding BCL2 modifying factor 1 isoform X2 → MDDEEDDVFEPDLHCWRTTFREIKCEDRGTQTPGPALTLANGMLPCGVAEEPRPLFYAHFELVGDQEARQQEREEEQNGMEQRPRQQPVARSVEARIGQKLQLIGDQFHREHLQLYHRNQRNQGPLWWRLASALLNLLFDRGAFAGGGGAGRR, encoded by the exons ATGGacgatgaggaggatgatgtgTTTGAGCCAGACCTCCACTGCTGGCGCACCACATTCAGGGAGATAAAGTGCGAAGACAGGGGCACACAGACACCCGGCCCTGCCCTCACATTGGCCAACGGCATGCTGCCCTGTGGAGTCGCAGAGGAGCCCAGACCACTCTTCTACG CACACTTTGAGCTTGTCGGGGACCAGGAGGCGCGGCAGCAAGAaagggaagaggagcagaacGGGATGGAGCAGCGACCCCGGCAGCAACCTGTTGCGCGCAGCGTAGAGGCCCGCATCGGCCAGAAACTCCAGCTGATAGGAGACCAGTTCCATCGGGAACATCTACAACTG TATCATCGAAACCAAAGGAACCAGGGGCCGTTGTGGTGGCGCCTGGCCTCGGCTCTGCTCAACCTTCTTTTTGACAGAGGGGCTTTCGCcggaggaggtggagcaggaCGGAGGTGA